A part of Gammaproteobacteria bacterium genomic DNA contains:
- a CDS encoding inositol monophosphatase — MEFFTKTAVDVAVLAGKHLLSKYKRHHVEVYGEDTLSVSNRGLTKEITSSLDNEADQIIIDVISERHPEHNILTEETGQVDNGGSPYTWIIDPLDGSSNYVNHNPFFAVSVCLAYENVPITGVIFAPYIEELAVARKGHGCTLNGRPVYVSDTAELSGGYIVGCPGGDLNNDRFAMMSYVLNKSIKDFRKMGSAAIEAYTVASGRVDAFVTLNISPWDIAAGAVCVQEAGGMVTDFNGSPWDLSKSDVCMSNGKLHDSILNKTQVVNPSHPEYSPTALPDDKKFVASK, encoded by the coding sequence GTGGAATTTTTTACAAAAACAGCAGTTGATGTTGCAGTTTTGGCAGGGAAACACCTGTTAAGCAAATATAAACGCCACCATGTTGAGGTATATGGCGAAGATACGTTATCTGTTTCAAATAGAGGTTTGACAAAGGAGATTACGTCCTCACTCGATAACGAGGCTGACCAGATAATTATCGATGTAATCTCTGAGCGACACCCTGAGCATAATATACTCACCGAAGAGACTGGCCAAGTTGATAACGGTGGCAGTCCATATACATGGATTATTGATCCGCTTGATGGTAGCTCTAACTATGTTAATCACAATCCATTTTTTGCCGTTTCAGTGTGTTTAGCTTATGAGAATGTGCCAATTACGGGAGTAATTTTTGCTCCTTATATCGAAGAGCTTGCCGTGGCACGTAAAGGTCATGGTTGCACTTTAAACGGGCGACCGGTTTATGTTTCCGACACAGCCGAGCTTAGCGGAGGTTATATCGTTGGGTGTCCTGGTGGTGATTTAAACAATGATCGTTTTGCAATGATGAGTTACGTACTGAACAAATCGATCAAAGACTTTCGCAAGATGGGATCAGCTGCTATAGAGGCATATACGGTAGCCTCCGGCCGGGTAGACGCATTCGTAACCCTAAATATCTCGCCCTGGGATATCGCCGCTGGCGCAGTTTGCGTACAAGAGGCTGGCGGAATGGTTACAGATTTCAATGGCAGCCCGTGGGATCTCAGCAAGAGTGATGTTTGTATGTCCAACGGCAAGCTTCACGATAGCATATTAAACAAAACCCAAGTGGTAAACCCAAGTCACCCAGAATATAGCCCCACTGCTTTGCCTGATGACAAAAAATTCGTTGCAAGTAAATGA
- the mtnK gene encoding S-methyl-5-thioribose kinase, with translation MTYKVLDKNSIPEYIDGLPKVIEVLGKGTGLDIEEIGDGNLNYVYKIRRSGSPHRSVVLKQAVPYLRMAGEGWPLSRNRMIYEIRALRAYNDLVPEFVPTIYHSDEEMSVLVMQTLDNHTVVRHSMIRGVVFPNIGHDIGTFLAETLFHTSALGMGSIERRHLMDRFTLNDELCKLTEEFVFTFPFMEHESNYTNPATNEFARANLRCDTEYKLGVLKFKDLFLTKTDALLHADFHTGSLMANSDETYVIDTEFAFFGPFGFDVGKIIANFLLSYTSHFFHSNDDSYQNWLLVEVINIWKRFETRFIELWDSQGESAMLVNGFLTDKELQEYKQNFMLKILHDSIGFCACSLARRTLGIAGVADIRDIEDLDIRSKLEIMNIELSRLLLSKHDKINTIEQFESTVRSFYTNFNSMELVK, from the coding sequence ATGACATATAAGGTTTTAGATAAAAACTCTATTCCTGAGTATATAGATGGGCTTCCGAAAGTTATTGAAGTCCTTGGCAAAGGGACAGGCCTCGATATTGAAGAGATAGGTGACGGTAATCTTAATTACGTTTATAAAATACGTCGGTCAGGTTCTCCTCATCGCTCCGTTGTGCTTAAGCAGGCTGTTCCCTATCTGAGAATGGCCGGGGAAGGATGGCCGTTAAGTCGCAACAGAATGATTTATGAGATACGGGCATTGCGCGCCTACAACGATTTAGTTCCCGAATTTGTGCCGACTATTTATCACTCTGATGAAGAGATGAGTGTACTCGTGATGCAGACTCTCGATAATCATACCGTCGTTCGTCATAGCATGATTCGCGGGGTGGTTTTTCCAAACATTGGGCATGACATAGGCACCTTTTTGGCTGAGACGCTTTTTCATACTAGCGCTCTTGGTATGGGGAGTATTGAACGTCGTCATTTAATGGATCGATTTACCCTCAATGATGAACTATGCAAACTCACGGAGGAATTTGTTTTCACCTTCCCGTTTATGGAGCATGAGTCAAACTATACGAACCCAGCTACAAATGAATTCGCAAGGGCGAATTTAAGATGTGATACTGAATACAAATTAGGTGTACTGAAATTTAAAGACTTGTTCTTAACGAAAACGGATGCGCTTCTTCATGCCGATTTTCATACAGGGTCTTTGATGGCAAACTCGGATGAAACTTATGTTATTGATACGGAATTTGCGTTTTTTGGCCCATTCGGTTTTGATGTTGGGAAAATTATTGCGAATTTTCTTTTAAGTTATACGTCGCATTTTTTTCACAGCAATGACGATTCCTATCAGAACTGGCTGTTGGTTGAAGTAATCAATATATGGAAAAGGTTCGAAACTCGCTTCATAGAGTTATGGGATTCGCAAGGTGAGTCGGCGATGCTTGTGAATGGCTTTCTTACTGATAAGGAATTGCAAGAATATAAGCAAAACTTTATGTTGAAGATTCTACATGACTCTATAGGGTTCTGTGCATGTTCTCTTGCCCGAAGAACGCTTGGAATTGCGGGTGTTGCCGATATTCGTGATATTGAGGATCTGGATATTCGGTCTAAGCTTGAAATTATGAATATAGAACTATCTCGTCTGTTATTATCAAAGCACGATAAAATTAATACTATCGAACAATTTGAGTCGACTGTACGGTCTTTTTATACAAATTTTAATTCTATGGAGCTAGTGAAATGA